TGCTGAGGACacctgggctggcaggaggctgcGGAGCCGCTGCCTGTTCGCAGAGCATCGCAGAGGCCCGAGGGGACTGCGGGGGAAGGatgggcagggggagagggaggggaaggggaaggggctcGGCCGGGGCAGAGCGGCAGCACGGGCAAGGTGGGGACCAGCCATGCCAGCTCCAGGGTGACCACCCGTCTCTCAGCTTCCCCTCGCCCGGCGCTCACACGTCTGCTCTGCCCCACGGAGGCATGCCATCTCTTCCCGTCCACCCAACGTCCCTCCTGCCCGCAGTGTCCCTGCGAGGGGACCGCTCCGCCTCCCTGCCTTACGTCCTCAGGGGATTCTCCTCCAGCATCACCCAAGCAGGACAACAGGTCTCACCCACACTCTGGGAGAAAGGGTCTGCAAGAGATCCCGATGCTCACTGAGAAATAGCCCGAAGCAGACCGAGCCCAAAGAGATCACAGCTCTGGTTTGGCCCTCACGGACCAGACGCCGACCagcagcctccagctgctgcaagCATCCCGCAGGTCTGGGCTCCACAGGCTCCTTGCAGGAGACAAGCCTGAACTGGATCCTGTTAACGACCAAGAATGGGCTTTGGGGTGGGGGTACGTCCCTTGTCTACTTCCCTCACACACTGATCACAGAAAGACCTTCCAACCTCTGAAGACCTTCCAGCTTCCTCCAGCCTCGAAACACCCAAGGGCCAGGGACAGAGAGCTAACAAAGCGGGTGTGGGGAACAGCGAGTCTGGGACATGGTGTGCTCCTTCCCTGCACAGACCAGCCATGCAAACCTTGCAGCAGCTCCTCTCACCCCTCCGCTCACCCCTCTTCACTGCGCTACAGCAGCCGTTCACAAACCGTTATCCTGTGCTTTGGCATCTTTCGGTCGATGACACTTGCCCGCCGGTCTTTGGGTTCACACATGGGGATAGGGAAGAGCAAACTCAACGGGATTTTATGGGAATCTGAGAGTAGAGTCCCAAAGAGCTTCCCCCCCAGTTCTTCGAGGAACCTGGCTGGCACTGATGTTTCTCTCGGTGGGTGGTTTTCTGGGTGGGCAGCAGCCCAAGCACCACTTCTGCCCTTCCACCAGGAGGTCTGGGGGAGCTGGGATGGGACGGAGACCCCGCCTCAGTCCCCAGAGACCCCTCCTCACCAGTGCTGGGACTGACCAGACGTGAGCCAGTAGGGAAGGAGGGGAGCGGGACCCAGGGAAGCCCTGGAGAAAGCAAGGGCCAGCAAGAGCTCTTGCATGGATACAGCTTTGGAGGCCTGGGTGGGAAGAAGCAGCTCCTgcatggggagcagagcaggaggagctcAGGTCCTGTTCGGCagctcccacctcctgctccgttGGCACTTGAGTCACTCTTTCCCCATCTGGGTTTGCCCTACAGCCCCGCAGGGTTCCTGGCAAAGGAGCCCACGACCGGCAGAGACACACGACGCAGAGAAATGTTCCCTCGCAAAGCAGATACATCCTTGTCAAATCACAGCGGCGCAGGCAAAACAGAGGACTCAACATGTGACTCTcccagaagaaaaccaaaaaagacaCGTCAGGGCAGAGAGAAACCCAAACTGCCAGGACAAGCAGCTGCAAACAAACATCTGGAGCAGATGTTATCTGACTCATTACAGGGTGGGGCAGGAAAGGGGCTCACAACCCCTACCAAGACTGGAGCCCTCTCTGCAGGGAAACCAAACTGGCAGCCAGAGACGGGGAGGGAGCAGGATGGATCTGGTCTGAAGACGTTAGgaaaagctcaggaaaaaaaacatgatcAGAGGCTACGCGCAGCCGTCCTGACACCAGATGAGCTCGGTGAACCAGAGCTGGGCCCCTTGGAGAGATTTTGGCAAATCCTGACCTGTCCTTTCTGCTGAGATCAAGGGAGCTCGTGCAGACCCCTCCAGATGGAGCGGGGAGCAGGAACCCCACGAGAAGCCATCTGCCCCTACGAGCAGCTCTAATCTTCTCCAGCCCACGGCCTGGACGTGACTCGGTGTTTTGCCCTCGACATGATCAAACAAAAGCCGCGCGCTGGTCTGACAGCCCTCAGTCCCCTTCTGGGTCTCTCGTCCTCTCCAATTCCCTTCTACGTGTCCCGTGTTTCACAAAATTCATCTCACAGGTTTGTCATTTCTTGGAGATGAGATATTCAGGAGACCTGGCTGGACTCCTCAGCCCCGTACCCAGGCCATGGCAGGATTCCCTGGTAGAAATGGGACTTCCGCACTGACCCAGAAAAATCCCATTAGGTAGAAGGCTACTGGCAGGCATCCCGGCCACCAACCAACTGCCGAAGGTAAATACGCCGCAGCAGTAGCGCGGGGCTCTGCCTCACCGTGCCGGTGCCAAGCAGAAGTGGCTCCGGGGAGCTGGTGTGTGGACAGTCATCTCCTCATCCTATGGCTCCAGCACCTGGGGGAGGTCACCCCGTGCTTGCATGACTTCGGAGGCCGTGAAAATGATGAAGCTTCACATGTTGAGTCATTCCACCATCAGGAGAGGAAGCAATGAATTGCAGAGATACAGAGGTGGTAACTAAATTTACAAGTAGGATCCGtttaaaaaggaggaggaaaaaaaaaaaaaatcaaagtagagCAAGTTGGAAAATTCTGTTcattagttttcttttaaaagtttcAATGAACTATTTCACATTCTTATTCAAGCGAGGCAGTTCCTCAAATCCTCAGTGAGAAAGGGACCTTTTTTCCCTAAAAAGAGTTTTACATTTTTTAGGAAGGAGGAGTTTAATCAGCACCAACAGAGAAGTGAACCGAGCGTTCAAAAGGAAGGGTGCCTCTTGGTGGAAGTCTCTCCCCCAAATGTCGCTTGGAAGTAGTGAGCCAAGCAATTATTGGCATATGGTTAAATATGTTTGCGATATATTTTATAACTGCTGCCACAGAGACATGGACTGACCTTCTGGGGGTGCGCACGCCTATAGCGCATCGCCCGAGAAGGTCACTGCCTTAAACCCCGAGCGATTTCAGAGTCCAGGGCTGGCCTCAGAGGATGTGCAAGCTGCACAGGCATGGCCCTCTCCCTCCTTAATGCCAGGAGATCCTCACTGTAACCCAGAGCATCGTCCCGAACTCCCCACAACTTGTGGAAACAGGCTCTCCATCCCTGGCCAGAGGAAGCATCTTCCAACATCACCCCTTGGGCTCTAGGTGACATCAGGGTGAAGATTTGGGTCACAGCCGTAACGTCCCCAGCACAAACTTCACCCCAGAGATGGGATTCGTCTCCCCTTCCACAGGGAACCGCGAGTTCGGGGTTTGGGTCCCATTTGGATCAAAGGAGACAGGCGCTGCCAGAACACGATTTAATGAATAATGTTTTCAAGCGGGATGAATCACTCCCTGGAACCGCTTTCCTCTGCAACAGAGGGAGCTTGGATCAGCCGCGATTTTAAGATAGCAAATGCACGGAAAGAGGAATCCCGTCATGAGAGTCGACCTCCTGCCTCGCCCCACAGCCAGCACTAACTCCTACCCTCTCTCCGCAAAGCAGACCCCCCCCAGGACAATCCGTCAGCCTCCCTTTGCCCCTCTCCCGGCTACCCGGGAGGTAAAGGTCTGGGATTAGCAATAAACAGACTGGGAAATCATCTTCCACCATGTGCGAGCGTACCAGGAAGCCAAACCTCGCATCTGGCACCATTCACAGCAGTATCATGAATATTATTAGTAATAGACCTAGCCATCCTAAcgttatatttatatatacaaaaatagatCCACAGAACTCTGCGTAAAGAGGTGGCTGGGGGAAGGCGACGGATGAGCCCTGGACGGCAGGGTCTTGGAGGAGGCCAAGGGGCATGTTGCATATATTTCTCCGGGGGAGCCGTTGGCTTCCCTCCACACTCACACACCTcagaggagggacaggcaggcagAGCCAAGCACCAGGAACATCATCCCGGCTCCAAACTCCCCCAACCGATTGCCCGATGTCAACAGGGTCACCACCGAGAGCTGGCACCACGGGTTTGCAAGCGGAGATGGGGCTGAGCCCAAGACCAGGAGGGGCTCTCCTCGATGGCAGCAACGGGTTGGGCTCATCATCATCACAGCAAGTAGACCACGAAGCGCTGACCCCGATTCAGGTCTCCTTCTGGTCTGCAGATGGCCCAGCCCCAGGGCTTGGTTCAGAGCCACCTCTATGGCAGAACACCCTCAGCAGCGCCGGGAGGGTTTGCCTGCCAGCGTGATGTGGGCCAAGGAAAGCGAGGTGAGGACTCAAAGGCAGCTTCTACAGGGAGGGAAGGTCAGGCTCCCATCTTCCAACACCACCTTCTGCTCTCTGTTTCCCTCCAGCCCgaagcagggtctgcaggagTCCCCGACGGAGAGTCCCCCAGGACTGCTGTGAACCAGCCCGAGTGGCAAACGTTGGCAGTTGGGTttagggtattttttttaaagtgaattcaGTGCTGGTGGAAGGTACCAGATCAGGGCTCTCGGGGCTCGAGCATGGAGCCGGTGCCTGCGGCATCTGCTCGGtggtgggatggagctgggcgGCAGCTCCCGTCCCGGCAGGGCTTGCGCTCTGGAGGCAGCCCTTCAAGGCATGGAGAAATGAATGGCAATTTCAACCCAGCTTCTTGTTCTCAGCCAAATCCCAGAGGGGACCTTTCCCTCGCTGCAGTCGGGCAGAAGCGAGTGGGCTGGGCTGCCTCCGATAGCTCTTTCCCCTGCCAGAAGGTTTCTAAAGCTTCCCACACCTTCCCTTCCTctttgagacagaaaaatacGCTGCCACCTCATTCTGAAGCTTGCTTGCTTCTCCCAGTGACTCCCGAGCCCAGAGAGAGGCCACTGCCACCGGCgcgaccccgctgcaccccagcCCCTCAGGGAAAGCGGACCTACGGCCACGTGAGAGGAGAGAGGCCACCCGCCAAAAGTgctggagagagacagagagagggagaaggaggtcTGGCTCCTGGAGGACTCCTGCAGAGGGGATGCGTTGACCTGCCTCTTCCCCCCATCGGGAAGGACCACGCCATGGGGCAGTGGCAGCTCCTAAAGCCCTCCAAGACCAGAGTCCTGAGGAACCCCGGGTTGCCCGGTGCCATGGGGCACAGCCAGGGTGGGCACCCGCAGCTCTCCCGGCCGCTCCCGGTCCCTCACCCGCACGTGCAAAGCCACCGTTTCCCACCAGCTCGGTCCCTGGTCACCCAGCCGCCTTCGTGTTCCCGGAGGCCAGGGCACCCCCAGTTCACCCGTCTCATTCTGGGGAGGTGATGGTGGGTAGGGGGGAGCGCTGCAGAGCGGAGGGAGCCGAAGGAGGAGGGGGGACGgagggcagagaaggaggaggaggacgaagaGGAGTAAAGCCCGCTTCTCCTCGCCGGGAGGGTCATACCGGCTTATCCAGCGCCTTGGGGAAAGGCGTGCCGCTGGAGGAGGAGATCTTTCTGCAGACCGTGTTGGTGTGGCTCTGGCAGCGGCAGCCGGGTCGTTTGAGGCCGTCGTAACCCCGCTGGCAAAGTTTGAGGCACCCCAGGGTAGGAAAGTAGCAGCAGAGGCAGGGCATGAGGAGAGAGAGGAAGCTCATGGCagcccagcgggcacagcaggaCCCCGGCCCACAGGAGCAGGGGTCGTCGGCACAGGTGTCCTCGTCGTCGGTGGAGCAGTGGTAGAAGAGACCCTTGACGCAGCAGAGGCAAGTCCCGTAGTCGAGGAGGCTCTCGGGGGAGCAGAGGCAGCGCTGGTTGCAGAGCCAGCAGGAAGGCAGGCTGCGGGCGGCCGTGCAGCGGGCACACTTGCATCGCCCGCACTCCTCGCAGATGAAGAGGTGGCCGGCGTGGAGGgtgggcttctccggcagcccctTCAGCGGGGACTCCTCTGGCTTCAGCTCGCCGGCCCGGGGCTGCGTCCGGACGAGGGAGTGCCCGGAGTGGGAGGGCGTGAGGCTGCTGAGGAGACGCTGGTCGGAGGCGGTGGTGCTTTGGGAGATGGAGCTGGCCGTGCTGGAATGGCTCATGTGTTGCTGCAGAGGCGGCATCTGGTGCTGTTGGCTGTGGCTGCGGTGCAGGTCCTGGAAGGTGGAAGACACCAGGCGGTCCTGGGACCACTCCTGCTTGTGCGGTGGCTGGGACAGGGACGGGTTGGAGCGGGCTTGCTGGAAGCAGGCAGCCGGTCTCTCCACGTAGTTGTTGCTGGCACGGATGGAGCGGATTTGGTCAATGGACAGGACCTGCTGGAAGTCCTCCGCGGGTGGCTCCATCGTCTCGTCACAGCTGAGTTCAGCCACACTGGAAGAGAGCTGCATTTCCAGGAGCGAGGAGACCCTGCGGCATCAGGGCACATCTAAAGATCCTAAAGGATGGGGCAGGAAGACAGAGAAAGCACTCGCTTTACACTTTATAATGGACCCATCCACACAAAGCGGGAAGCAAAGACTGGCCGGAGAGCTCCTAATGAAGTAATTTCCAACAACCAGACTCAGAAGCACCTCTGTGCCCGGGGAGTCATCAGCTGGACAGGTCCAAAAGGCAAAGGCCATAGGATCTGTCCCTGGAAACAGGTCAGCATGGCACCTCCCCGCGCTTTTGAGCTTCTCGTGTCCTTCCAGGGGCTTTCCCACCCCTTGTCTGCACTGACGGACCccgtctgtccatctgtccatctgtccTCCATCTcctgtgacagagccctggcccaggctgcccagggaggctggggagtctccttctctggagatattccagccccgcctggacgcggtgctgtgcagcctgctctgggtgaccctgcttgggcagggggttgggctgggtgacccacagagggccctgccaaccccgaccattctgggattctgtgattccttccccCGGGGACAGTGCCAGCCCTCTCTAGAGGAGGGGAAGCTTGAAGCTGCTGCTTATCCAGAGCCAGCGACAGAGCTGGGAATGGCATCTGCCCCGGAGCAGGAGGCTCTGCCTCGGggcttcccagcacagccccagcagcctcccggTGCCGTACCCCGCACACGCCGGGGAACCGAACGCGTCGAATTCCAGGCAACCCCAGCAACAAATCGCCGCTCGTGAGACACGACCCCAgactccccgagccccggcggaTCCCACCGCAGCATCGCAACCCAGCGACAGCCGAGGGGCAAACGTACCCCCGCCGCGAACACCGAGGAGGGTGGGTTTCTCCTCAACCCCGGCACGAGCTcggggggaagcaggggaagcAGGCTCCGCGGCAGGCAAGCTTAGAAAAGAAAATCTCCCGCTTCCGCTGCCTGCGAAACGGAGCTGCCCCGGAGCGCGCAGAGCACGGAAGCCGCTCGTTGCACGCCAGACCCCGGCGAAGAGCTTTCCCCCAGCGCTTCCAGCCCAGGTCTGAGCAGCGGATGCGTGCTTTCCACGCACAGCCGGCTTCCCCgggacagagctgctctcctccgGCAGATCAAACGAGCTGTCCCTCCGTCACACGGGTGTTGTCACGCTGCCCGGGCCCACAGGAAGACTCTGGTTTCAGTGGGAAGCTCCCCACCGGCCCTGCTCATGGTCAGCAGGCCAGGCGGCCGGCGGAGGGGCCACGGGCGGAATCTGCTCATGcggcagggagaggcagagggaagaTTGATTTTCATTAGCTAGGCTGACCTTGAGGAGCAGGGGAAAGCAAAGGCGACTTACTTTGACTGCTCAAGCAAGATCTGGCCTctcccatccccctccccggAAAGGAGAGGCAGCCGATCTGCTGAGATTTGGGTTTTTCCTGCCACCATCACCCCCCCCCTCCGCTGCCCCCGCCATGCGATCTCAAGCAGGATGCTCGCCCCTTCCGGGGAGATGCCAGCAGGGAACGAGTCGCTCTCCCGGGACACCCACGATCGCTCCGGACACCAATGTGTGTAACAGAAACACCAAGGTGAATTGGGAGGACACAGCTGACCCAGGGAAGGTTTTGCGACCGCACTGCCGGGACGGGAACGGGCCACAGAGGCAAAACACCCCCCTGCGAGGTGTCACCTGCAGGCGCTGAGCTCCTCACCCGGGAAGGTCTTGCCAAAGCAGAGGCCGGTGAGCTGGAGCCCTCCGGACCCCTGAAGAGATGGGACACTTCTCAGCCCGCAGTGAGGACCACGCCGAGGGGAGCAGCAGGGGGTTCCCACGCCCAACCCAGATCCCATCCTGGGGTTGGATCAGGCAGGGGACAGCGCTGATTTACAGCCAGGGAGGAGCTGCTCACGCCTGGGTGCCGGGCTTCGGCAGCGCGTGGGCACTGGGACTCCGCCGGCGAGGCTCCCGGGGTCGAACCGAGGTGTGACCCGGAGGGGGAGACCGAGGCAGCGGAGGGTCCCGCTGCGACGGAGCCGGCGGGGctgggagaggaagagcagcCAAAGGGCAGCCCCGGTGCGGTTGCACCCCATCCTCGGTGCCAGGCCGGCAGCTCGGGAGCCACGTGGAGACCCCTGAGCGGAGACGCGGGCTTGGGCAGGAGGAGACGCacaggggctgctgccagcaggagCGGAGCCCTGGGGGCAGCCGGCAGAGAGAGGAGCCGGCCATCGGGCCACGCAGGGCATCCCAACCCGGACACTTCAGATCTGGGTGCAGGGCTTGGAAATAGCATCCCGGGAAAGACAGGTCCTGGGAGGAGCCCCCGGCACCGAGCCGGGGCTGGAACGCTCCAGGGCCTGCGACCCGTCGGGGTTAGACACGGACCCAGGCTTGCTGGGTGGGGGGAGGCAAAGGGGGACCCAAGGGGACCTGAGCCGGAGGATCCGTGCGTCCCCCACTCCAGCGGGACGGGGGGAAGCGGGACTGAACGACCGGAGCTTGGGACCCCGCTCCTGCCCCCTCGCCCCCGGGGGAGCCCATTGCCCCCCACTCGCTCCCAGCCCACCCCGCTCCAGCCGGATCGTGGGGCTCCAGCCGGTCCGAATCCCAGCGTGCAT
The Opisthocomus hoazin isolate bOpiHoa1 chromosome 14, bOpiHoa1.hap1, whole genome shotgun sequence DNA segment above includes these coding regions:
- the SPRY3 gene encoding protein sprouty homolog 3, which translates into the protein MQLSSSVAELSCDETMEPPAEDFQQVLSIDQIRSIRASNNYVERPAACFQQARSNPSLSQPPHKQEWSQDRLVSSTFQDLHRSHSQQHQMPPLQQHMSHSSTASSISQSTTASDQRLLSSLTPSHSGHSLVRTQPRAGELKPEESPLKGLPEKPTLHAGHLFICEECGRCKCARCTAARSLPSCWLCNQRCLCSPESLLDYGTCLCCVKGLFYHCSTDDEDTCADDPCSCGPGSCCARWAAMSFLSLLMPCLCCYFPTLGCLKLCQRGYDGLKRPGCRCQSHTNTVCRKISSSSGTPFPKALDKPV